DNA from Methanococcus voltae:
ATATAAAAAAATAATAAAATAAAGAATAATAAAAAATTATAAAAATAATAAAATAATTAATTATGCTTTTTTTCAAAAACTAACGCATAATTACATATGTGTAAATCAACATTACCCTGTTCAGACAAATCTTTTAAATGGAATCCTTTTTTAGCAGTTTCGATAATCAAATCTTGAGTATCGCCTTTGCAAGTACCGATATCTAAAATTATTCTTTTAGAATTTAATCCTGAATTATTAATACTTGTTATTCTTGCATTTAAAACCTGAGCTTTACATTTTGAGCACTTTGTACAGTTTAATGTTCTTCCTTGTGCCTCCAAACATACATTTTCAGGTCTAATGGTTAAATAACTATTGTAATTTTCATTTAACTGCTTAATAATTGTTTCAAATCGTTCGTTTACAAGATTTTTACCGTTGATTATAATCCCTGAAAATTTTAAACTATCCAATAATTTTTGGCTCGAAATTTTAATACATAATGATTTACTTTTAAAAATTATCTCGTCATTTTTTAAGAAATATTCGCCATTATATATATTTTTAAAGCCCATAAATTTTGCTACATAGGTATTTTTAGGTTGCTCTAAAATATCCTCTAAAGTACCAAACTGTTCAATTCGCCCCTGTTTAATAACACCTAAGTGTTTTGAGAGGACTATTGCTTCATTGAAATCGTGAGTAACGTGTATAAAGCACGTATCGAGCTTTTCGTGTATATCTTTTAAATCATACAATAACTTTTCATAAGTTAGTTTATCAATTGAACTTAAAGGTTCATCTAATAAAACTACTTTAGGATTCATAGATAGTGTCATTGCAAGAGCTACCCTTTGCTTTTCCCCAGAGCTTAAATTAGCTGGTTTTCTATCTAATGTATGCTCTATTTTCAATAGTTTTGCAAGTTCATTTACTTTTTCATCAGTTTTAGATTTTAAAAGTTTTTTATTCATTAATTTATCTTTCATTCGATTAAATAAAGAATTAGACTTTTTGAGTTCATTTACTTTTTCATTTACTTTTTCAGTCAATTCTTCCGATTCATTCCCCTTTTGAATTAATCCAAGACTATTGCCGTATTCTTCTGCACATTTACAACAACAATTTTCATCAAATAGGGCTTTAACAGTGTGTTTATAACCAAAACCTATATTTTCACGTATTGTAAGATGCGGAAACAAGTAATTCCCATTGCAAAGCAATATTTTACGCTTATTTATTTCCTTTTTAGTAATATCTTCCCCATCTAATAAAATAATACCTTCATCAGGTTGTCTAAATCCTGCAAGTAATTCTAAAAGAGTTGTTTTACCACTACCACTCAATCCAACGAATACGCAATAATCGTGGTCCTCAATTTCCAAATTATCAACTGTTAATGTAAAATCAGACAATTTCTTTTTTAAATTTTTTATTTGTATCATTTGAACACCGATTATTGTAGTTTAATGTAGCGTACTCGCTGTAAATAGTTTTAATTTAGTAATTAATTTACTATTTTTAATTTATTTTTAAGTTATTTTTAATTTATTTTTTATATTATATTATTCGCTTCCATAAGCACAGAATCGTTCAATAGGGTACAATTTAGCAAAACCTGCTACCGTAGTCCCGTAAAAGATTATTTTTTTATTATTCTTTTCAGCCAAATTTATTAAACCGATTATTGTACCATTTGCGGTTGTACTGCCTGTAGCAAGTATAATATCAGAATTTTCTATTAAATACTCGTTCATATCGGCGTGCATAACAAATATGCCGTTTTTCATTCTTCCAATATTATTTATGTCCATATCAGTATTTAAAACATTTTCGGCACCGAAAGTTTTAACCATTTGCTTAATTATTGCAGGGTGGTATCCGATAATTCCTATTTTTAAATTTTCTTGGTCATTTGTCTTTAAAATATGCTTTGCTAATTCCTCAGCACATTTTTCAGGGTCAGAACCTTCACAATGTTTTGTTTTATCTGTTTTTTTCAAATATTCCATTATAGCGTTAAACGTTGCGAGTATTCTCTGGTTATCATTTGAGTCGATTACTTCTGAGATAGAACCATTGAATTCCGAAAGGTTTTCCAATGTTGTAAAAGCGTCGCCAACTGAATTTTTGAAGAATGCACGCAATAAAAATTCTTTTCCGTTTAAAAGGGGGTAATCTTTAACGTTTTTAGTGTCTAAATTTATGTTTATAGGTTTTATCTCAATTTTTTCATCTAAAAGATTGTTTTCTTCGCATAATTTTACTAATACATCTTTTAATGTTTTTTGTAAGTCAAAATTCTCATTTTTTAGGGATTCAGTTTCAATTTTCATAGTATTACCTTTTATTTGCATATTTTAATTTATTTTAATTAATTTTAAGAAATTACTCATAATTACTCATACGTGTAAAATTCCATATTACATTTTTACTTTTACTTTATAATACATATATTTTGTTAAATAGTTTTAAAATAAAAATAAATACAATATTAAAACAGAAAAATGTAATATTCAATGTATTCATATTTAATTAAATTATTATTTTTATTTTATTGGTATTGGTATTATGTGTATTTTGAGCCATAATTTGCTATTGTACGTATAGTCATCAATATAATCAATGCCACCATTAAAAATACAAATGCAATTGTTAACGCCATATCTATGTTTCCAAGAGATATATTTAAGAAAACTGCCACAGGTAGCGTCTCAGTTTTCATTTTGGTAGCCCCTGCAACCATCATTGTTGCACCAAACTCACCGATACTTCTTGCCCACGCTAAAAACATTCCTGCGAGTATACCGTTTTTAGCCATCGGTAAACTTATTTTAAAGAAGCTTTCAATCTTTCCCGCACCTAAACTTTGAGCTATGTATTCGTATTTTGAATCTATCTTTTCAAAAACGGATTTTGAGGTTCTAACGATAAAAGGCGTTGCCACAAAAAACTGTGCAACAATTACGCCTTTTGGAGTGAATAAAATACCTTTCAATTGCTCAGAAATTGCCTGACCAAAAATAGTATTTCCAAAAAATACTAAAAGTGCAAATCCGGATATTAACGGAGGGATTACGACAGGAACTTCAACCATTGCATCTATAAGGTTTTTGCCCCTAAAATCATATCTTGCGAGTGCATAAGCCGCAGGAACGCCAATAATTAAACCTAAAGTCGTTGCAATGGTGGCAGTCATTAAACTGAACTGTATTGCAAATTGAACTTCACTTGAAAAAATAGCCATTTTCAAAGTTTCGGGTGTAACACTCCCCAATATCGAAATTAATACAAACAAAACCATTGATATAAATACAGACATCAAAAGCATTGATGAAAATTTTAAAGAATCGTTTATAAACCTCATATTATCCCTTTATCCTTTTTATCCTGTCCTTTTTAATTTATTTCTTTTTAAATTATTTAATTTAATTTATTTTTCTGTTTTAATTTTTTTGTAATTTTTTGTAATTTTTTGTAATTTTTTTGCATTTGTTGCATTCTGTGTAAATTGTAATAATCTTTGAAAATAGAATAAAATAAGAACAAATAGAACGTATATTATAAAAATATTAAAAATATTAAAATAACTACAATACCAAAATGAATTCCAAAATGGTTAGTTATTTTAATTTCTAAATTATTTTAATCTTTTTAGTTGATATAGTGACCAAATGTGACCAAATAATTGCTAAATCTTATTTAATATTATTATTTAATGTATATTAGATATTTATTAACCCTATGATAATTTAAATTTAAATTTTATTTAGTTATTTGATATAACGGTGATTAATTCTTACAAGTCCCCTAAAAATGTAAGAATTCAATGTGACAATATATGTATTATAGTTAATTAAATACTCAATAATTAACTAAGTTTAATTAAATAATGATATTTAATGATTAATTAAATAATTATTGGTTTGTATTATTTAATAATACAAATCCGTTCTTTTCAAATATTGGCAATCCTTCAGTAATTATAAACTGATAAAATTTCTCAGTGTTTGGATTATCTGAAGTTGTTAAGATTGCTACAGGTATTGTTTTTATTGTATTGTATTTTGGGTTTATTTCTATAATGTCAACTTCATCACTTCTTGAAAGTGCGTCAGCCCTCCATACAACAGCTGCATCAGCTTGTTTTTGGCATACATACATTAATGTTTGTTTAACAGTACCTGCTTCTACCAATGTGTTTTCTTTAACTTTATCAGTTATATTTAAACCATTGTTTGCAGCTTTACCCAATATTTTATTAAATGTTTTCCCAATTGCGATACTTTTTTCACCAAGTGATAAAGTGATTCCTTCATTTGATAAATCTTCTAATCCTTGGATATTTTTAGGATTTCCTTTTTGTACTGCAATTACTGGAACGTGTTTTGTAATATTTTCGTATTGTGCAACATAACCTTTTGATTCTTGTAATTTAAAAATATATGAACTATCTCCCGGCATAAATATATCGCCAGAATTTGAGGCAACAATTTTTGAATACAATGCACCACTACCACTATAATCATATTCTATTTTAACGCCGTATTTCTCTTCATATACTTTTGCAATTTCATCCATTGGTATTTGCATCCCTGCACCTACAAATGCCCTAATAGGCTCTGAACTACCCGTGTTCTGATTTTGTGTGCCAGCAGTTTGGTCTGCACCTGACATACATCCCGAAAATGCTGTCATCGTAATTACTGACAATATTACCAATACTAAAAAGCTTATTTTAGCATAGTTAGTCTTATTTTTAGCATTTTCTAAATTTTTATTATCTTTACTATTTTTAATAGTCATATTATCCCTAATAATTAATTGATACGTTGGTAATTAATGATATGGCATTAACTACAGTATGGAGTAAGATATTATATAGTATTAAAATTTTATAAATTTTTACGGTAAATTAATATTTTTGAAACATTCAAGTAATATTTTAGAAATTTTTATTTTTATTAATCATTTCAGATTACCATTTTAAAAATTTCGTAATTAAATATACTTACCTTAATATATAAATGTTTCTATTTTGTATTACAATATTTTTTAAAACGTAATAGTAATATATTAACATTTTTATACTATATAAATCATAAGTAATTACAATTTGTAAGGTAATCAAATATAATTAATAAGTTATATATTTGTAAACAAATATAATGGCAAATATAAGAATATAGCAATAAAATAATAATTATAATACCAATATAATAGTAAAATGAAAATAAAAATAAAATAAAATAAAATAAAATGATACATCAATAAACCAATTATGTGATAATATGATATCAATTACCGAATTAAATAAAATATTACAGAGTAAATTTCAAAATAACAAAACTGAAAAAATAAACCTCAATGACGCATTTAGCAGAGTTATTGCAGAGGACCTATATTCAAATATTGCAGTCCCCCCATACAACAAGTCAAATATGGATGGTTTTGCCGTCAGTGAAAAATTAGACAAATATGTGTTAATTGATGAAGTTCACGCTGGAGACAATCGAGATTTATCAATAAGAAACAATGAATGTACTTGGGTCGCTACAGGCGCTAAATTACCCGAAGGAACTAATTATATAATACCTATCGAATATTT
Protein-coding regions in this window:
- a CDS encoding ATP-binding cassette domain-containing protein, whose protein sequence is MIQIKNLKKKLSDFTLTVDNLEIEDHDYCVFVGLSGSGKTTLLELLAGFRQPDEGIILLDGEDITKKEINKRKILLCNGNYLFPHLTIRENIGFGYKHTVKALFDENCCCKCAEEYGNSLGLIQKGNESEELTEKVNEKVNELKKSNSLFNRMKDKLMNKKLLKSKTDEKVNELAKLLKIEHTLDRKPANLSSGEKQRVALAMTLSMNPKVVLLDEPLSSIDKLTYEKLLYDLKDIHEKLDTCFIHVTHDFNEAIVLSKHLGVIKQGRIEQFGTLEDILEQPKNTYVAKFMGFKNIYNGEYFLKNDEIIFKSKSLCIKISSQKLLDSLKFSGIIINGKNLVNERFETIIKQLNENYNSYLTIRPENVCLEAQGRTLNCTKCSKCKAQVLNARITSINNSGLNSKRIILDIGTCKGDTQDLIIETAKKGFHLKDLSEQGNVDLHICNYALVFEKKHN
- a CDS encoding Rossmann-like domain-containing protein; amino-acid sequence: MKIETESLKNENFDLQKTLKDVLVKLCEENNLLDEKIEIKPININLDTKNVKDYPLLNGKEFLLRAFFKNSVGDAFTTLENLSEFNGSISEVIDSNDNQRILATFNAIMEYLKKTDKTKHCEGSDPEKCAEELAKHILKTNDQENLKIGIIGYHPAIIKQMVKTFGAENVLNTDMDINNIGRMKNGIFVMHADMNEYLIENSDIILATGSTTANGTIIGLINLAEKNNKKIIFYGTTVAGFAKLYPIERFCAYGSE
- a CDS encoding ABC transporter permease; translated protein: MRFINDSLKFSSMLLMSVFISMVLFVLISILGSVTPETLKMAIFSSEVQFAIQFSLMTATIATTLGLIIGVPAAYALARYDFRGKNLIDAMVEVPVVIPPLISGFALLVFFGNTIFGQAISEQLKGILFTPKGVIVAQFFVATPFIVRTSKSVFEKIDSKYEYIAQSLGAGKIESFFKISLPMAKNGILAGMFLAWARSIGEFGATMMVAGATKMKTETLPVAVFLNISLGNIDMALTIAFVFLMVALIILMTIRTIANYGSKYT
- the modA gene encoding molybdate ABC transporter substrate-binding protein, whose translation is MSFLVLVILSVITMTAFSGCMSGADQTAGTQNQNTGSSEPIRAFVGAGMQIPMDEIAKVYEEKYGVKIEYDYSGSGALYSKIVASNSGDIFMPGDSSYIFKLQESKGYVAQYENITKHVPVIAVQKGNPKNIQGLEDLSNEGITLSLGEKSIAIGKTFNKILGKAANNGLNITDKVKENTLVEAGTVKQTLMYVCQKQADAAVVWRADALSRSDEVDIIEINPKYNTIKTIPVAILTTSDNPNTEKFYQFIITEGLPIFEKNGFVLLNNTNQ